The nucleotide window AGTCTGAGCTAAGGGCGGTTGCATATCAACGTAGCCGCTCTGGGTGACATAAGGGTTATTATTTTCGACGGCAAGAGTCGCCGCAGTCGGACCGAAATGGAAGAATGATTGATATGGTTGGAGTGTGAACCACGATGATAACCAGCATATGAGTAAGATCACGTTCCGCGCCGACGATGAACTCGTCGAGCACCTCGAGACCCTCGAGCTCTCGAAAAGCGAGGCGATGCGGGAGGCGCTACGCGCATATCTCGATGACGAGCGCTCGAGTCGGGGCGCGGATCGTGAGCGGCGGCCAGCCGCCGAGCAGACGGGCGCGATCGACGATCTGGTTCGTGAACGCGTCGACGAACTGCTCGCGGATCGGCTCCATGACCTCGAGTCGACATCCGATCGGCGAGCCACGAATCAGGACTCGGGAACGGTCACTGTCACCGTCTCGCTCGACGACGAGAACCCGACACCGAATCGAGCGACTCGAGAGCGGAGTCAGACACGACCTGACGACGCGCGTATACACGAGCACGACGAGAGACGTAGTAAAGGGGACCGAACACACGCCAGTGAGGAGCAACGAACGCAGTGTGACCAGTGTGGCGAGGACGTCGATGACGACCACGTCTACTGCCCTAACTGTGGCGAGAAGGCCTCGAGACGGCTGTTCTGTGAGTGTGGCGACGAGATCAGATCCGACTGGTCGTTCTGTCCTGGCTGTGGTCGTCGGACGCCAGCTGCGGATGTCCTGAGCCGAGACAGTCACACATAATGACTAGTGTAAGACACAGAAAGTCACATTCTGCGAAAGCTTTATTATCTATGACAGTCTTCCACTTAGTCGCGTAAGACGGTTGTCTTACAACGGTCGGCAAACGCCGAAAACCGCCCGAAGTCGGGCGACTCCGTGTAAGACACGCCGCGTCTGACAGGGGCGCGCGACCGTCTTACCCTACAGGGAATACAACCATGGAGCGTGTGACACTGCGAATTCCGAAACAGCAGATCGAGGAGGTCGAACAGCTAGTCGACTCGGGCGAGTACCCGAACCGGAGCGAAGCAATCCGGTCGGCCGTCCGTGAAATGATCAACGAACAACAGGACGGGCCGAGCGAACAGTCCAGCAAACGAACGTGGGCCAAGGTGTAACGATGCAGGATATCGTTCAAGACGCACTCGAGAACGCGGAACAGGAGGCCCGGGAGATGGACGCCGACATGGACGACGACGAGTTCGGCGATCCGCGGATCGTCATCGTCGGCTGTGGCGGTGCGGGGAACAATACGATCAACCGGCTGTATAACATCGGAGTCGACGGTGCCGATACCGTCGCAATCAACACCGACAAACAGCACCTCAAGATGATCGAGGCCGACACGAAGATCCTCGTCGGCAAGTCGCTCACCAACGGGCTCGGTGCTGGTGGCGATCCATCGATGGGCGAGCGCGCTACAGAGATGGCCCAGAGCACGGTCAAGGAAGTTCTTGGGGATGCAGACCTCGTGTTCGTGACCGCGGGCATGGGTGGCGGGACCGGCACCGGTGCTGCCCCCGTCGTCTCGAAGATCGCCAAAGAACAGGGCGCGATCGTCGTCGGGATGGTCTCCACGCCGTTCAACGTTGAGCGTGCCCGCACGGTGAAAGCCGAGGAAGGCTTAGAGAAACTGCGCGATCAGGCAGACTCGATCATCGTCCTCGACAACAACCGGCTGCTCGATTACGTCCCGAACCTCCCGATCGGCAAGGCGTTCTCGGTGATGGACCAGATCATCGCCGAGACCGTCAAGGGAATCTCGGAGACGATCACCCAGCCCTCGCTGATCAACTTAGACTACGCGGACATGTCCACCATCATGAACCAGGGTGGCGTCGCCGTCATGCTGGTCGGTGAGACACAGGACAAGAACAAGACCGACGAGGTCGTCAAAGATGCGATGAACCACCCGCTGCTGGACGTCGACTACCGCGGCGCGTCGGGTGGGCTCGTCCACATCACCGGCGGCCCGGACCTTACACTCAAAGAGGCAGAGGGAATCGCGGACAACATCACGGAGCGCCTTGAGGCCTCCGCGAACGTCATCTGGGGCGCTCGGATCCAGGACAACTACAAGGGTAAAGTTCGGGTCATGGCGATCATGACCGGCGTTCAGAGCGCGCAAGTGCTCGGCCCAACGACCCAGAAACAGGCCGACAAATCCCGTCAGAGTATCGAAGGCGTCAGCAACACCGACTTCGACGCGAGCAACCACATCGAAGACGGTGGCTCCAACATCGGCGCACACAGCGACGGCGGCCGGGAAGAACTCGAGAAACAGAACGGCGTCGACGTGATCCGGTAATCGGCACGCAGCACTTGACACACCACCCGCCGTACACGGCACTTGACACACCACCCGCCGTACACGGCACTTGACACACCACCCGCCGTACACGGCACTTGACACACCACCCGCCGTACACGGCACTTGACACACCACCCGCCGTACACGGCACTTGACACACCACCCGCCGTACACGGCACTTGACACACCACCCGCCGTACACGGCACTTGACACACCACCCGCCGTACACGGCACTTGACACACCACCCGCCGCACGCGGCACACCGCATCGGTCCTGCGATCGACGGACCGGTTCATTTTTCAGCAGTTAGAGACTGGAGTGACAAGTCAGACAGTCGCTTCTGACGGACTGGCGCTCGAACTGGCGGGCACTCGTTCGTACACTCACACGGAGTCTAGGAAGCGAGACGGCCTCGAGTGCACGGAACGTCTGAATCCGTAACCGACCAACAATAGCCGTGTTTCCGGCAGCTGTTACAAGGAGACGACAACGCTCCTTCTGAGTCCGGTTTCTGAACCACCCGTCAGACAGTGTCATACAGAATCTTCAAAGTCGCGAGCATTTCACAATCCACTCCATTAAGGCGGCGTGCGAGACGACGGCGCTCTCGGACGACATCACTCTACCCTCGTGTGGTGGCTTCGAAGAACGTACTTACGCTGGTATTCAGCGTCGGGGCTCTGGCAGTTCGGGGCAGAGAAGACGGCCGCTGTGTGGGGTTCAGGCGAGCGACTCGAGCAACGAACACTTCCGACAGCGCTCGCGGGTCGTGGTCGATCCACACTCGGCACATTCCTGTAAGTCAGTACCGTCGTCGCCGCTGAACTCGTCGGCGAGGATGCCAGCGAGTTCTTCGTAGCCCGAGAGAATCGAGTGACGCGTTCCCGGATGGTTCTCCTCGAGTCCGTAGAGGAGTTGCTGGATCTCGCCGCGGTAGGCCTCGCTCGAGTGGGGACACTCGGTGATGTGGGCCGGGAGGTCGTTGAGATGGGCATAGAGGGCGACCTCCTTTTCGGGGACGTCTCGCAGCGGTTTCGCACGCGGGACGAACTCGTCCTGATCGTCGCGTTCGGAGAGCGGCCCGAGACTGGCGTCGAAGTGTTTGGCCATCTGTTCGACATCGCCCTCGAGGAAGTTCATCAGCGCCGATTGGGCTTCGTCATCTAGGTTGTGGCCGGTCAGCAGGAGGTCAGCCTCGAGTTCGTCGGCGTACGTCGAGAGGAGATCCCGCCGGAAGACACCACAGTAGGCACACGCGGCCATGTTTTCGGGGTCGTCCTCGACGACGTCGTCCAT belongs to Natronorubrum aibiense and includes:
- a CDS encoding double zinc ribbon domain-containing protein, producing the protein MSKITFRADDELVEHLETLELSKSEAMREALRAYLDDERSSRGADRERRPAAEQTGAIDDLVRERVDELLADRLHDLESTSDRRATNQDSGTVTVTVSLDDENPTPNRATRERSQTRPDDARIHEHDERRSKGDRTHASEEQRTQCDQCGEDVDDDHVYCPNCGEKASRRLFCECGDEIRSDWSFCPGCGRRTPAADVLSRDSHT
- a CDS encoding ribbon-helix-helix domain-containing protein — protein: MERVTLRIPKQQIEEVEQLVDSGEYPNRSEAIRSAVREMINEQQDGPSEQSSKRTWAKV
- the ftsZ gene encoding cell division protein FtsZ; its protein translation is MQDIVQDALENAEQEAREMDADMDDDEFGDPRIVIVGCGGAGNNTINRLYNIGVDGADTVAINTDKQHLKMIEADTKILVGKSLTNGLGAGGDPSMGERATEMAQSTVKEVLGDADLVFVTAGMGGGTGTGAAPVVSKIAKEQGAIVVGMVSTPFNVERARTVKAEEGLEKLRDQADSIIVLDNNRLLDYVPNLPIGKAFSVMDQIIAETVKGISETITQPSLINLDYADMSTIMNQGGVAVMLVGETQDKNKTDEVVKDAMNHPLLDVDYRGASGGLVHITGGPDLTLKEAEGIADNITERLEASANVIWGARIQDNYKGKVRVMAIMTGVQSAQVLGPTTQKQADKSRQSIEGVSNTDFDASNHIEDGGSNIGAHSDGGREELEKQNGVDVIR
- the ncsA gene encoding tRNA 2-thiolation protein NcsA; the protein is MDCNRCSEEAVMHAAYSGAHLCADHFLESVEKRVRRRVRRDDLVPHDATPENPQTWVIGLSGGKDSVVLTKILHDTFEEDPRIELVGLTIHEGIEGYRDKSLEACLDLTDDLEIRHEVVSYEEEFGVRMDDVVEDDPENMAACAYCGVFRRDLLSTYADELEADLLLTGHNLDDEAQSALMNFLEGDVEQMAKHFDASLGPLSERDDQDEFVPRAKPLRDVPEKEVALYAHLNDLPAHITECPHSSEAYRGEIQQLLYGLEENHPGTRHSILSGYEELAGILADEFSGDDGTDLQECAECGSTTTRERCRKCSLLESLA